A region of Cucumis melo cultivar AY chromosome 2, USDA_Cmelo_AY_1.0, whole genome shotgun sequence DNA encodes the following proteins:
- the LOC103492229 gene encoding pentatricopeptide repeat-containing protein DOT4, chloroplastic-like, whose amino-acid sequence MPPFLHFPCFPLKRFISHTSKSSLQNALFNPQPNLQPFLSFLQECPHNILSVKSIHAQIIITNGIYGDQFLVAKLVAAYSGLGCLETARKVFDEIPQPKTVLCNAMVNGYLQNEHFNDCIELLEMMSRCHLEFDSYTCNFALKACTFLLDYEMGMEVIRLAVCKGLARGRFLGSSILNFLVKTGDIMCAQYFFHQMDEKDVVCWNVMIGGFMQEGLFREGYNLFFDMLYNKIEPSAVTMISLIQSCGETRNLKFGKCMHSFVLGFGMSSDTRVLTTLIDMYCKSGDVESARWIFDNMPSRNLVSWNVMISGYVQNGLLVETLRLFQKLIMDDVGFDSGTVVSLIQLCSRTADLDGGKILHGCIYRRGLDLNLVLSTAIVDLYAKCGSLAYASSVFERIKNKNVISWTAMLVGLAQNGHARDALKLFDQMQNERVTFNVLTLVSLVYCCTLLRLLREGRSVHATLTRFHFASEVVVMTALIDMYAKCSKINSAEMVFKYGLTPKDVILYNSMISGYGMHGLGHKALCVYHRMNREGLQPNESTFVSLLSACSHSGLVEEGIALFQNMVKDHNTTPTDKLYACIVDLLSRAGRLQQAEELINQMPFTPTSGILETLLNGCLLHNDIELGVKLADRLLSLESRNPSIYITLSNIYAKASRWDSVKHVRGLMMEQEIKKIPGCSSIEVNI is encoded by the coding sequence aTGCCGCCTTTCCTTCACTTTCCTTGTTTTCCTCTCAAAAGGTTCATTTCACACACCTCAAAATCCTCCCTACAAAATGCCCTCTTCAACCCACAACCCAATCTTCAACCATTTCTCTCATTTCTCCAAGAATGTCCCCATAACATTCTGTCGGTCAAATCCATACACGCCCAGATTATTATCACAAACGGCATATATGGGGACCAATTTTTGGTTGCAAAGCTTGTTGCGGCGTACTCGGGTTTGGGTTGTTTGGAAACTGCACGGAAAGTGTTTGATGAAATTCCTCAACCAAAAACTGTTCTTTGCAATGCCATGGTTAATGGGTATCTGCAAAATGAGCATTTTAATGACTGTATCGAGCTGCTTGAGATGATGAGTCGATGTCATTTGGAATTTGATAGTTATACTTGTAATTTTGCTCTTAAGGCATGCACGTTCTTATTGGATTATGAAATGGGGATGGAAGTGATTAGATTAGCTGTGTGTAAGGGGTTGGCTAGAGGTCGGTTTTTGGGAAGttctattttgaattttttggtgaAAACTGGTGATATTATGTGCGcacaatatttttttcatcAAATGGACGAGAAAGATGTTGTTTGTTGGAATGTGATGATTGGTGGGTTTATGCAGGAAGGCTTGTTTCGTGAAGGCTATAATCTTTTTTTTGATATGCTTTATAATAAAATTGAGCCTAGTGCTGTGACCATGATAAGTTTGATTCAATCCTGTGGGGAGACGAGGAATTTAAAGTTTGGAAAATGTATGCATAGCTTTGTTCTTGGATTTGGAATGAGTAGTGATACAAGAGTGCTTACCACGTTGATTGATATGTATTGTAAATCAGGTGACGTCGAAAGTGCTCGATGGATTTTTGATAACATGCCCTCTAGGAATTTGGTTTCTTGGAATGTTATGATTTCGGGATACGTTCAAAATGGTTTGCTTGTTGAAACTTTACGTCTCTTTCAGAAGTTGATTATGGATGATGTGGGTTTCGATTCAGGTACCGTTGTTAGCCTCATCCAGCTTTGTTCTCGCACGGCTGATTTGGATGGTGGCAAGATTCTTCATGGTTGCATCTATCGAAGGGGACTTGATTTGAATTTGGTTTTATCTACTGCAATTGTTGATTTATATGCTAAATGTGGATCCCTGGCCTATGCATCTTCTGtttttgaaagaataaaaaataaaaatgtgatTTCATGGACTGCCATGCTTGTGGGATTGGCACAGAATGGGCATGCTAGAGATGCTTTGAAGTTATTTGATCAGATGCAAAATGAAAGGGTTACTTTCAATGTTCTCACCTTAGTTAGTTTAGTCTATTGTTGCACACTCCTACGCTTGTTACGTGAAGGGAGAAGTGTACATGCTACCTTAACTCGATTTCATTTTGCTTCTGAAGTCGTCGTTATGACAGCCCTCATTGATATGTATGCAAAATGCAGCAAAATAAACTCAGCTGAGATGGTATTCAAGTATGGTCTTACGCCGAAGGATGTGATATTGTATAACTCTATGATTTCGGGCTATGGAATGCACGGTCTCGGGCATAAAGCACTGTGTGTCTACCATCGGATGAACCGAGAAGGACTTCAACCAAATGAGAGCACCTTTGTTTCTCTGCTATCCGCTTGTAGCCATTCAGGACTAGTGGAAGAGGGGATTGCCTTGTTTCAAAATATGGTGAAAGATCATAACACAACACCCACCGATAAACTTTACGCTTGTATTGTTGATCTTCTAAGTCGAGCAGGTCGCCTTCAGCAAGCTGAGGAATTAATCAATCAAATGCCTTTCACACCAACCAGTGGCATACTTGAAACTCTACTGAATGGATGTCTTCTGCACAATGACATTGAATTAGGGGTAAAACTTGCTGACAGATTACTCTCCTTAGAGTCTAGAAATCCGAGTATCTACATTACTTTGTCGAATATATATGCCAAAGCAAGTCGATGGGATTCGGTAAAGCACGTTCGAGGTCTCATGATGGAGCAAGAGATTAAAAAGATTCCAGGATGTAGCTCAATTGAAGTAAATATTTAG